TTTGCCAGGGGCTCTGAGCAAACTTCCCCTAACGCAGTGCAGTGCGTGAGTCTGGGGAGGGACCGGCCATGCGGAGGGCAGCTGTCTAGAGGTAGTCTGCTCTGGGTGGGACCCACATTCAAAGCCAGCTGGCTCGAGAGATTCTTCTCCCTGAGCTTGCAGAGAAGTGCAGGATTTGCCTGCATCTGCTGCACCTCCGTCCTTGCTTGAATGAccgtttttttatattttggcttaAGGGTGGGCTCTACATCCACTTCTACTGAATTTCACCCTGTTTCTTGGGCACCTTCCAGCCCAGCAAAATCATTTTGAATATTGATTGTGTCAGCTCCTGAACTGGTGATACCACACAGCTCTAAGTTTTCCCCTCATTTGATGAAGcaagtcttctttttcttcattagtAAGTCCTACAATACTCGGCCACTTGCAGAGCCTGACCTTCTTAAGGCTGACAGTCTCATTTGCATCTTGTTGAAAAGCTGTTTTCAACCATTTCTAGGTTGATTCATATGATTAGGCTTTGTCGTACCATGCATTTTCTGAGCTGGGGACCCAACCTTATTATCTTACCAGTAATGTTTAAGAAATATTACGGAAAAAGTCTGATCTTCTTACAAGTATGAAGACACATGCAAATTCTCAGCTCTCCCTCTTTGCTAAAGCTGTTCTCCTCAACAGAGCTATCTTCCTTTTTTCGAATGTGGGCCCAGCTCAAGTCCACCacctccaggaaggcttccctgattaCAGCACCTAATGAAACCACATCTCTCATTATCTGTTCTCTTCAGTCTTGTATCATAGTTCAATCTTACTTATAGTAAATAAAGTCTCTCCCCAAAGATTAGAAACATATAGCAACCAGGAGCCTCTGCTACCTTCTCCTATAACCCTTCTGACTGGCCCCAGTGCCAACATCTACGACTCCTCAACATCAGTGACTCCTCAACTCTTGCCCTCGGTCTCCTCTTAccttctttcctccctgcctcccccttctAGTCACCCTCCTCCCGCTCAGAACAAGGGCCCCAGAGGGGTTCCATGCAGAGGCCATTGAAGCTGTCCCTCTGCCCCCTGTCTTTCCAAGGCAGGCTCTCAGGGTGGCCTGGAATACTGTCCATGGCAGCAGGCCTCACCCACGTGCCCACAGGCTGTCCAGGGATGACTCTGGCTCCCCCAGGGAGCTGGCCACATCTGCCTGCAGCTCTCTCCCAGACCTAccacccccagctccccacaCTCTCGTCTGGGCTTTGACCAGCTCTAGTTCTGGAGTCAGAAGTCAGTCTCCTAATGCAGTAAGAGGCCCTCCATGGGCTGGAAGGGTCTggatgggaggagggcatgggggaACAGGCACCACGGGGAGCCTGCCCACAGCAGAGGCTGAGAGAGACTATAGCTCTGGGTAGCttgcacatgcatgtgtgcaagcGTGCAcaacacgtgcacacacacacacacacacacactccatcctGCAACTGGAAATGCTCTTCACTCCAAGTAAAATGGAGAACACGTTTGAATGGtcccatccctggtggctcagatggtaaagaatccacctgcaatgcaggagacctgggttcgatccctgggtggggaagatcccctagaggagggcatggcaacccactccagtactcttgcctggagagtcctcatggacagagaagctgggtgggctaccgtccatggggtcgcaaagagtcggacacaactgagaaactaaggaCAGCACAGTGAGCTAAGATTTTAACTGGATTCCAAAGAACAGACTCCTTCCTGTGGCAGAATATTCCAAATGCCTTTGTGTGGTTACTGAACTGTGTGGCAAGATGCTCGTGAATGTCTGAGCTTTCCCTCTGGAAGCCACGGGGGCCACACTGCCTAAGTCCTCTGCTTGCCCCAAACCCCCGCTCAGAAAGGCCACAGAGTGGGCGCCCAGCAGGTCCCCTGGCTGCCTTCTCCCTGGGGACTTTCTCTTCTGGGACTTAAGTTTTATTCATAAATCTGCCAGAGGGGGCTTTTTATCGGGCTGAGGGCATAAAAAGAGAAGAAGTCAAAATCTTCTTCAGGCAAGACCagtttcacaaaaataaaaaaggggagtggggaagaggaggtgggaaCACTGAGTGGGTACAGAGGGAATGAGGAAGACCCTCTTCAGCCTGGGGAGAATCACCTGGACTTAATGTGTGTGTAAGACAAGCCAAGAACGTTAGACCCTTTGTTATTTCCAAAGAGATGATCAGTCTAGCTCTGATCTTGCtgactcttgagtctcctgccctGGGAGGGTTTGAGGTCACCAGGCTGCCTTCTCTGGGTATTTGCAGGACACAGTCACAGAGCAGAGACTAGAATGGGAGGTGGCGAAATCACTGCAAATCCAAGTTCTGCCTTGGAAATTAAGCTGTTTCGGGCAGTGATTCCCAACTGGGGCAATCTTGGCAGTCCCCAGGGGACATTGGGAGCGGCTGGAGACAGCCTGGGTGGTGACAGCTGCAAAGGGGGCACCACTGCCTCTAGAGGGTAGAGGGTTGAGCACAGATGCTGCTCAATGTCCTAGGGTACACAGGACACCCTCCCCAACCCAGTGAGGAAATAGCTGACCCCAAATGTCAATAGCACTGGGCTTGAGAAACCCTGGTTGAGCACCTAAGAGAGGCTGATTGAGGACTGAGGTGCTGTCTGGGTGGGGAGAGATTTGGAGTCTAAGATGCCTTTGACGCAAAGACTGGTATGTGGGAACCAGGGGCCAGAGATGATAACTAAGGCGGGAAGGGAatgaggggaagggaaaggccaTCAGGAGGACACAGACCCTCTTTCACAAGTGAGGCAACCGAGGCTCAGAGGTACAGCGACTCTTCCAAGGTCATACATACTTGGGACCTGATCCCTAACCCCAAGATCAGCCGCAGCTCTCACGCAATGATAGAAATTCTGCTTTTGCTTGGCAGTGCCTGGGCCCAAACTTCCCCCATGGCGGTTACCAGCAGGAAAGGACTACTCAAACTCAGGATTTTACAATAAGTCTCTTCCCAAGCCTTAAGCTCATATGCTTCCCAGCAGAAAAATTGTGTCACCAGCCCAGGGCGGTACAAATTAGTGTCATCATCACTTTCTAAACCCACTGAGGACTGACATGAAGCATTCTCTTAGAACACGCAATATCTGAAAACACCAGGGCAACACACACCACAATCATATTGCCCAAGACAGTTGTCAGTTTGTGACATTTAGGGCTCCTGAGGATGGCACTGCTGCCTTCCTTTTCTGGCTCAAAATCCTTTCTCAGTCTGACATCTCCGGGTGCCTGGCTTGAACCAGTGTGACCCACTTCTGACACATTCGCAACAGGCCTTAGAGGCCCGGACCGTCTTCTTGGTTCCCATCTGTGAATGTGGACCCAGGTCGTGTGCCTAGTGTTCAGAGATGAATACGGGCTCAAAATCCCCGAGAGAAGGGTAAGTGGTTTGACTGGGTGACTTGAAAAGCCACAGTGAACAGTAAGGCACACAGATACATGCTAGGAACCGCTTCTGGTCACCACAGTGTGGCTTCCAGAAACACCCGCCCGCGGGGGAACTCAGACAACCCTGAAGAGTGAGCCTGGCCTCTCCCTGGCTCTGCCTGCCCAGGCGCCCCTCCCAACCTGCCCTTGGGGGGGGGGTCCTGCCTGATGGGATAGCTCCCCCATCTTTGGCGCTGGagagctggggaaggaggagggcgCCTGAGAGACTTGTAACAGCTGGGACTAGAGGAGACCTTTCTGCATGTTGGAGGGAAGAGAGGCTCAAGAACTGAGTGGGCAGGACAGGATGATGGGAATTTTTAAACACATCCTGCTCTAAATATTCCCCTTCACAGTGCTCAGGAAAGGCAAATAAAGAGCTCGTGTTAAATGGAGATATTTAGCAATGGCAGCCCACAAGATGGGATAGAGGAATTTATGGGATAAAGGCTTTACtcaaggggatttccctggcggtctactggctaagattccatgcttccactgcagagcagtgtgggttcaagtcctggtccAGGAATTTAAAATCCCACAGGTTGCAGGTTTAGCCAAAAAAACCCCGCTTTACTTTACTCTTAGGACGGGTGGGCTCCTCTCCTCGGGGAATCACAGGGCAGTTGTGACTGTCAGGTGGTGGGTTTCATGGCCCCTCAATGTCTCCCAACGCGCTGGCCGCATTCCGAGTCTGAGGAGGAGGTTTCCAATCACCTCTTACTTCTCCCAACCTAGACGTGGCCCGGGAGCCCCAGGGAGCCCACGGGGCTTTCAGCTGTGACCCACAGCAGTGTGCAAGGTCCCCTGCCCGCAACCCACTGGAGCACGAATTATTCATCACCACACGCCTGAAGCAGACATCTCACTGTCAATGTGCAGATGTTCGTCAAAGTTTGAAAACTAGTCACCAAGGTGGCTACTGCCACCAGCAACCAACGACACTTGTGTGCAGCTAGTGACGGCAAAGGGCTTGTGTGGTCCGTATGGAACCACTGTCCTGGCCTCCTTGACACTGTATTTCCCAACAAAACTCGCCATGGTGCGTGATTCTGATCCATCCTGGCAGCTCCCCAGAGAAAGAGGGGAGGCCGTGGTCATCTATGGAGGCCCTGGGTTTCAGAGCAATCAGCCCCGTTTCTGGAAAGAGCAGCTGGCACGGTTATGTCTATGGATAGCAGAACAAGCTATGAAGGGTCCTCCACCCACTGTTCTAAGAGGGATTAGGCAGGAGAAAATGTGACGAACCACCCTTAAGTTTCCCAGACGTCAAGTTCATTTGGTTATCAAATCCCACAATGACAGAAATTGAGAGAGACCCATCTCTTTTTTTTGAAGCTGTAGTATTCATGTTACCTTCCATGGTATACAGAATAAGTTCCAGGCTTTCTGAACTAATCAATACAATTAATAAAAATCCCCtaactcagctgggaaagaatccacctgcaatgcgggagacctgggtttgatccctgggttgggaagatcccctggagaagggaaaggctacccactccactattctggcctggagaattccatggactatatagtccatggggtcgcaaagagtcggacacaactgagcaactttcacttcagtttcactttaagACTCTTATACCTCCCCAGGACAGGAATGAGATCTGATTCCTCTCCTTGTGACCCAGTGGTAGTGCCTTGCTGGCAATGGTTCttatttaacatttgttgagggatttccctgggaatccagtggctaaggctttgTGTTCTCAATACAGGGGgccggggttccatccctggtaagggaactagatccagtatgctgcaactaagagttgtcatgctgcaatgaagatcaaagattccaaatgctgcaactaagatctggtatatccaaataaatagataaaaataaaaatttaaaaatatatatctgttgaatgaatctACTTGACCTTGTTCCACAAAAGATCTTATCCAAGTCATTTAGTCACCTCTGCACACATAATCACAGAGGTCTTAAAACCGAGTATCCTCTGGTGCGTTTTGATATTAATATACCCATCTCCAACTAGAAGCTCTTCGAGAGGAAGGGCCCAGCTGTCAGGCTGGCGCATGTGCTCTGAACATAGGGCTGTGCACTGACTGAGCCACAAATCCCTTCTGGGGGTTGTTTGGTAACATGAGGCTAGAACCAGGCTTGCTTCAGGAGcaaggggagggaagaaaggaggcaaAAGACATCCCAATTCTTCTGAGGAATTTTACAGAACAATCCAGTCTGGGACAGGCTTTCCCAGACCCTGGTTTGAAGGTCCTAATCTCTTTCTACAATGCAGGCTTCCTACTTTCAAGAAAGAATCTAGCATTTATAATGTATGGCCCTCTGTGAATTTACATCAGTGGGTCTCCTCTCTCTGGAGGCTGTGCATTCTAAATCTGTTCTCTGCTCACTGTGAAGGGGTTTTTAGAGGCAGTCATTTCCTACTCATAACACCCCAAAGTCTCCAATGCTGTCAACACCCTCAGACTGGCCGTGCTGAGACCATCTACAGCCAGAAAGACTGGCAGGAAACTGCTGAACCAAAACCCTTAATGATCACATCAATCCTGTGTAAAGATGAGCACAGAGCTGCCGTCGATTCCTTGGACAGATCCTGGATGCCTTCTACATCACTTCCTGACATGGAGTGGTTCCCGAGTCCTGGCTTCGAGATTATGTGGGATAATCCACAGGGATGGCAGGAAAGGAAAGAGTCTAGCATCACCCTCAGGTTCCTGATTGGGGTGATGGGTCGATGGTTCATTAGCTTCATATTACAATTTGAAGACAGCTGAGAAGAGGAAGTCTCAGGATGAGCAATCCCACTATTATGGCCAGGCTGCCACCAAGGAGCCTGAGGGGACCCATTTGGAGGCCTCGAAGCAGACCCTGGAGGTGTGGGGTTAGGGCCAGGACAGAGGTCTTGTTGCAGTGATCACTGCCTACCTGAGGGTAAGCGATGCTGGGAGCTGACAGATCAACAGATTAAATCTCCCAGGTGAGAGGAAAAAAGGGTAGAGTCTGAAAGCATGGTCAGCACCAACATTTGAGAAAACAGACAAGTAGAAAGGtggacaaagaaacagaaaaaagcgGTTAAGAGGGTCAGGAGAAATAGGAAGCTAAAGACCTtgaggggggacttccctggtggcccactggctaagactgcacacttccaatgcaggggtcccgggttcaatccctggtcagggaactagattccacatgctgcaactataagatcctgcatgctgcaatgaagactgaaaaaCCTGAGCGCTGCgactgagacctggcacagccaaaggaataaatgcaaataaatactcttttaaagttgtaaaaataAAGAAGCTAAAGACCGTGAAAGAATGTTCCAAGAAGCTGTCAGAAGTCCCAGCAAGGTCAAGGATCAGGGGACTAGAAGGAGGTCCCTGGACCGGGCAGTGCCAGGACACTAGCGGACTCAGTGGAGCCGTTTCTGTAGGAAatttgcatgtctgtgtgtgtgtgtgtgtgtgtgtgtgtgtttggggagcaGAAAGGATATCACAGTGGCCTGGGAAATAAATGGGAACTGGGGACATCGAGACAGCAGGTCTCTTTTCAAGAAgcagggagggacttccctggtggtcgggtggtccgtgctcccaatgcagggggcccaggttccacccctggtcagggaactagatcccacataccatgaaAATAGATCCTGTCTGCCAAataaattcaataattttttttttttaagaagcaggtaaataaaggagggaaagaaaggacaCGGGGCACTAGCTTGAAAGGGAGTTAGGATCAAAAGGAAGTTTCCTCGCTTTAAAACTAAAAGAGAACTGTGAGATACAACCAGTGAGGGAGCAATGAAGACACCAGAGAGGGAAGACtcgaacgctgggctggagggaggcagTGGGATTAGACGTGCCCGTGGCCGAAGTGGCGATGACCAGGGCGCAGCCTCGAGGCCACCACCCTGCAGGGGCGGAGGACCACTCCCTGCCGTGGCCCTCACGTGGCTCAGCCCCAAACACCTGCTCACCTCGTGGAGTTTGTCAGCCTTCTGGGTCTGCTTCTTCCGACTTCTCTGAGCAGCAACTCGGTTTTTCTCCCTCCTCCGGACCTTCCTGTCATCATCCTCAGGGCTCTGGGGGAAAGGTCGTGGTCAGGTGGGATGCTgaggcccctccccgcccctcctctGCCCGCTCTCTTCATCCAGCCCTGCTCGTGGAGTGTCACCGTGTTCGTTGCAGTCACAGCAGCGCTTGCTGCTCCATCAGCAGGGGAACAGTGGCCCCGCGTCGAGGGAGCACTAGCCATGAGCTATGGCTGGGTTAGCTGCTACCCCGCCCCTGCCACCCCCGAGACCTGTGTGGTGGGACTGCCATCTAAAAGATGAGGAATAAGAAACTCCGAGAGGTTGAGGAACTTGCTCCAGGTATCACAGCTAGTGGGGGGCCGAACGGGAAGTGGAACTCACGTCTGCTGGACTCCAAACCAACGTTCTCAAACCTTTCCCCCACCCCACGGGGTGTGTGCCTGGAAGAGGTGTGGTGCTGGTGTGCAACTGAGGACGGGAAAGGCAGAAGGCGGCTGCTATCTGGGACTTGCCGTGGGCCAGGCCTTCCGccaacacacacaaacaggtaCTTTTGACACTGTGTGCAAATCACAACTACGCTGGTTACTGATTGTAATCATGCAACTCTCCTAACACACCAAGTGGTCCTAAATGCCACAGGCAGCTCATCCCTTTGAACAGTGTTTGACTGACATTTTATTTCACAGGTCAGAGCAATTTGAATCCTAAATTGATGATGTGTCTTGAAAGCTCTTAGCTATACATGAGATTtgtttgtggggtcgcacagggtcggacacgactaaagcgacttagcagcagcagcagcagcagtcaagtcCTTCAAGAGTTATTCTGAAAAGGCAGGCAGAAAAATGCACCTACAATGGTAAAAAGCACTTCATCCAGTTATAGAAAACAGAGGAGGGGTATAGTATTTGCTTCCCAGAGACCTATGAGAAGATTCCATAGAAATACTACCTTTAAAGAGTTTCAAGATCAAGAAATCAGTGGGATACAAACACAGGAAAGCTACTCAGTTATTACTATTAATGGAAAGCAAATATTGATAACATGAAATAACAGATGTTTTCAGATATCATTTTATCTGGTCTAATATTCCAAATAATAAAGATACATATCTCCCCAAGTTACAGTGAGTAGAGAATTTTCAGCAtatgcaagaaaataaagctatgaaaggaaaagaagaaagaatgtgaCATAGAGAAGTGGCCTGAAGACAGTGTTTAAGGGACACAAGATGTTAAGATGCAGTCTTTAAGAGGCAAAGAAGGCTTGGTGGAGGTAATCAGAACACAGCAGGGAGTCTGACAAACAGAACTTTAGCTTTAGAAATACAGGGTCTTGGTTTTGTCTCTTACTAGCAATATGGCCTTGGGTAAATGACTTACACTCTCTGatttttcaattttctcatttgttgtaagtgtgattcattcattctttcagtaaGTATTAACTGAGtacctgccatgtgccaggcactgtcttgGGCACTAGAGACGCATGCCCTGAACAAGTGGTCAGTAATCTCTGCCATGATCATCCTAACAGCCCAGTGCTTGGAGCTGCATAAGATAAAACTAGATTTTATCCCAAAGCGCCACATGGTGTGTCTTCAATAACCTCTGTTGAGACTGCTATTTTCTGCTGAGTCCCTTATAGCACTCATCACCAAATCATGCCTCTCTGGTCCTCATTGGAGATTCATAAGGCACAAGGGAGGAGCATGCATCCTGCCCTGTAAAAGTGGACACTCCAAACTGGATTTATCACCTACCACATGGTCGGACCTGACAACCAGCAGAAACATTTAATTAAGGCAGAAAGAGAGCAGCAAAATGTTGAGATATTCATATATTACTAACCATATCTCTATTAGTCCTCATAAAAATCACAAGAAGttatattatattgatttttacatgtggagaaactgaggctcagagaggtgaagcagaTTCCCCAAGGCTACTCAGCCTGTGTGTGGCAACGCTGAGGCCCAGACTCAGCTGTGTGACTCCCTAGCGTCACCCGATGACATTCTGTACCAGGCTCCTAACTGAGAAGCAGGGCATAACCCTGAAAAGACTCGGTCCTAACGTAGTTGAGTGGGAAGTTCTCGGTCTGCCGTCCCTACCGGCAACCTTGTGTGTTTCCCCGAGTAAGCGGCTGTAAACACGGTGGTGGACAGCGCAGAGGACCTGGCGCCCGCCGAGGGCTCTCCACCCGCCCTGAGGTTGGAGTCTGCCCACCTCGGGCCGCCACCTCGCGTCCCTGGGCCATTCGGGAGGCCGCCGGAGGAGAGTACATGCTGAGATTGCCTGGGCACGAGCCGCCCCTCGGAGCGGAATTTCCCCTCTCCACACCTTGGCCCCAGCTCGGCGCGGCGGGGAAGGACCACGCGCTCCGGCGATGGGGTGGCAGCCGGCGGCGGCGCACGGATGGCGACACCTAGGGAGGCCCGGACCCCACGTGCCGGGCAGCGTGGACAGTGCCCAGCCCTACCAGGCGTCGGCGCCCTCTGACCTCTGCTCCTCCCAGGCTCAGGAGCCCAGGCACCATCCCGGACTCTCCAGGCACCTGGCGTGCGCTCGGGGCGGCCGGGCAGAGGCGCACAGCGGGCTCCCCGCGCGCCTCCCACGCCGCTCGCGTCCGGCTCCCGCATTGCCCTCCACCCCTGCTCCTATCAGTCCCCAGCCGGGAGCCCCAGCACCCACCTCCTCGCGCCCCTCGTAGCGCGCCCACCACTCCCCCCAACCCGAGCATCCCCCCGAGCCTCTATCTAGCTCGCTACCTGTGGCCGCGCCTGGTTCCCGGGCGCCGAGACGCTCCTGTGCAGGACGCTGCCGGCCGCCGGGAGCCCTTGCGACATGCCGGGCGCTGctccggcccggcccggcccgccgCGCAGCCTCGCGGACGAGCGGCCGCGCGGCCCGGCGCGCCCTGCACGCGGGGCGCTGCCTACCGACTCCCTCGGGCCGCACGCATCCCTGCGCCCCCGCACCTGCGGGCCGCCGCCTCGGCCCCGCCCCCCGGGCTTCCCGCTCCCCCGGCTCCGCCGCGCGGCGCCCGGGTTTCCCCACCCCCGGTCCCAGCGCGCCGTCCTTCCCGTCCCCGAGtccgccccgccccgccttcTCCCACCCCCGCTCCGTTTCCTCCTCTCCCCGCCCTCTCGCCGCACCCCGGGGTCCCAAATCCCACCGCTGCCGCAGCTTTCCGCTGGGCCCCCCCTTCTTCGTGGAAGTCACGTGGTGGCTCCGAACCCAGAAGGG
The sequence above is a segment of the Bos mutus isolate GX-2022 chromosome 16, NWIPB_WYAK_1.1, whole genome shotgun sequence genome. Coding sequences within it:
- the BATF3 gene encoding basic leucine zipper transcriptional factor ATF-like 3, producing the protein MSQGLPAAGSVLHRSVSAPGNQARPQSPEDDDRKVRRREKNRVAAQRSRKKQTQKADKLHEEYECLEQENTVLRREIGKLTEELKHLSEALKEHEKVCPLLLCPLNFVPLPRPDPVAGCLPR